In Onychostoma macrolepis isolate SWU-2019 chromosome 04, ASM1243209v1, whole genome shotgun sequence, one DNA window encodes the following:
- the LOC131539274 gene encoding piggyBac transposable element-derived protein 4-like, with amino-acid sequence MSTVHKAATVSTGEDRKPDVILDYNKTKGGVDCLDQMVAAYTCKRKSNRWPMVVFSNMLDVSALNAFVLWSGINPAWNAGKTFRRRIFLEELGKALVSPLIQRRKSVPRGAASLRMLNQIRGQPSSESIPSTSTATPPTKRKRCHVCTSNRKKTSTVCPKCREYICKEHSVTITTCHKCM; translated from the exons ATGAGCACAGTTCACAAGGCAGCCACAGTCAGCACAGGGGAAGACAGGAAGCCAGATGTAATCCTGGATTACAACAAGACGAAAGGTGGAGTGGACTGCCTTGACCag ATGGTCGCTGCTTACACATGTAAGCGCAAATCCAACCGTTGGCCCATGGTGGTCTTTTCAAACATGCTGGATGTGTCAGCCCTGAATGCCTTCGTCCTGTGGTCGGGAATCAACCCTGCCTGGAATGCAGGAAAGACCTTCAGAAGGCGGATCTTTTTGGAAGAGCTTGGGAAGGCTCTGGTGTCCCCACTGATTCAGAGAAGGAAGAGTGTTCCCCGTGGAGCAGCCTCTCTGAGGATGCTGAATCAGATCAGAGGACAACCCTCCTCAGAAAGCATCCCTAGCACATCAACAGCAACTCCtccaacaaaaagaaaaaggtgCCATGTCTGCACTTCCAACAGGAAGAAAACCAGCACTGTATGTCCAAAATGCAGAGAATATATCTGCAAAGAACATTCAGTTACAATTACCACCTGCCACAAGtgcatgtaa
- the LOC131539275 gene encoding inositol 1,4,5-triphosphate receptor associated 2-like yields the protein MLSTLGERKNTAAHSRPFRRNCSTPAAHTGDNYFNFTPRYSTQTLLEGPDTEVKTSKIPAPGLFSYNLNFSSDISNMDSELSYPALVVKRLSLGEGSLFPSEPKKESMAEVSLICEEDLLDTIFQACDTQCREK from the exons ATGCTGAGCACGTTAGGGGAGAGGAAAAATACAGCAGCTCACAGCCGGCCATTTCGGCGTAACTGCTCCACCCCAGCTGCCCATACTGGGGACAATTACTTTAACTTTACCCCACGCTACTCCACACAAACCCTGTTGGAGGGGCCCGACACAGAGGTGAAGACCTCGAAAATCCCAGCTCCTGGCTTGTTCTCGTATAACTTGAACTTCTCCTCAGATATTTCTAACATGGACAGCGAACTCTCCTACCCGGCCCTCGTGGTCAAGAGACTTTCACTGGGCGAGG GATCTCTGTTTCCCTCCGAGCCCAAGAAAGAGAGCATGGCTGAGGTCAGTTTGATTTGCGAGGAAGACCTGTTGGACACTATTTTTCAGGCCTGTGACACACAGTGCAGAG aaaagtga